The proteins below are encoded in one region of Passer domesticus isolate bPasDom1 chromosome 22, bPasDom1.hap1, whole genome shotgun sequence:
- the PLEKHG5 gene encoding pleckstrin homology domain-containing family G member 5 isoform X2, translated as MHFDGHIRFELSPQGSILARNMSTRSCPPRTSPASDVEEEEEGPAESRGERRSSALKLPKKKAWRRHTDDPSKECFTLKFDLNIDIEAEIVPAVKKKSLGEVLLPVFERKAIELGKVDIYLDQSHTPLSLQFEAYRFGGHYLRVKAKPGDELKVEQAVRDARSASLPILHPASSAAFLGPVLEPLPGRREGSESLAPGRRRKNITEFLGDSSIPSPEPALHSSSSLPSNGTDTWKNRAASRFSGFFGSGTSTGSFGREAEKLEQLLNRLHAYSTFGLPKLPPQLRFDRDSWEEDGDEAGLTLEDSWQQIIQGTEVLSRRQCHQQEAIWELLHTEATYIRNLKVITDLFLSCLVNLQESGLLCEVDAERLFSNIGEIIRLHCKLWRSVMASVLAKARRTGALLDPIDFLDGFKMFGSLFKPYVQYCMEEEGCMEYMRTLLRDSELFRTYVTWAEKQEQCSRLKLSDMLVKPHQRLTKYPLLLKSILKKTDDPRARDAITTMISSVERFINDVNSRMRQRQERQRLDAILSRIDAYEVVEGSTDEVDKLLKEFLRLDLTAPIPGTSPEDTRQLLLEGSLRMREGKDSKMDVYCFLFTDLFLITKPFKKAERTKVIRQPLLVDRVVCRELRDPGSFLLIYLNELGSAVAAYTFQTTGQLCRSWVEAVRNAQNLLQRLRQRRRMEEQEEEDEEDEEDDGESGTSAASSPTILHHSSASPDSQQCPSDGSTETLAMVAAEGGDELSSPDWDTGPFSSTSDGSSVSTSTSIGTGTSVETPTSADVPTQELPAGALPVPLPHGVASPGSGCRSSSIDSAYGTLSPASLRDFGQQPEGTAEQGQEPSLAPPAPRPASPRLRRRTPVQLLPCPARVLKSKSEASLPQLLSPTSPGPLSQSRSLSDLCAGSPRTSQDPAPQAAPGSSGSSTSELSEPEEPAESPASLPGELRRDPQPPARRTLSDPQSAQHRKLTLAQLYRIRTTLLLNSTLTASEV; from the exons ATGCACTTCGATGGCCACATCCGCTTCGAGCTGTCCCCGCAAG GCTCCATCCTGGCCCGCAACATGTCAACGCGATCGTGCCCCCCGCgcaccagccctgcctctgatgtggaggaggaggaggagggtccggcagagagcagagg GGAGCGCAGGAGCTCGGCGCTGAAGCTGCCCAAGAAGAAGGCTTGGCGCAGGCACACGGAC GACCCCAGCAAGGAGTGCTTCACCTTGAAGTTTGACCTCAACATCGACATCGAGGCAGAGATCGTGCCGGCTGTGAAGAAGAAGTCACTGGG ggaagtgctgctgccagtctTTGAGAGGAAGGCGATTGAGCTGGGCAAAGTGGACATCTACCTGGACCAGTCGCACACGCCGCTGTCGCTGCAGTTCGAGGCCTATCGCTTCGGGGGACACTACCTGAGGGTGAAAG CCAAGCCTGGGGATGAGCTGAAGGTGGAGCAGGCAGTGCGAGATGCCAGGTCAGCCAGCCTGCCCATCCTGCAccctgccagcagtgctgcattcCTTGGGCCAGTGCTGGAGCCGCTGCCAGGACGCCGGGAGGGCTCTGAGAGCCTG GCTCCGGGACGGCGAAGGAAGAACATAACAGAGTTCCTGGGggacagcagcatccccagccccgagccagccctgcacagcagcagctctctgcccaGCAATGGCACTGACACCTGGAAGAACCGTGCTGCCAGCCGCTTCAGCGGCTTCTTCGGCTCCGGGACTAGCACGGGCTCCTTCGGGCGG GAGGCTGagaagctggagcagctgctgaacAGGCTGCACGCCTACAGCACCTTCGGGCTGCCCAAGCTGCCGCCCCAGCTCCGCTTTGACCGCGACTCCTGGGAGGAGGATGGGGACGAGGCCGGGCTGACACTGGAGGacagctggcagcagatcaTCCAGGGCACAGAG GTCCTGTCGCGCCGGCAATGCCACCAGCAGGAAGCcatctgggagctgctgcacacAGAGGCCACCTACATCCGGAACCTCAAAGTCATCACTGAT CTCTTTCTCTCCTGCCTGGTGAACCTGCAGGagtcagggctgctctgtgag GTGGATGCCGAGCGCCTCTTCAGCAACATTGGGGAGATCATCCGGCTGCACTGCAAGCTGTGGCGCAGCGTCATGGCCTCAGTGCTGGCCAAGGCACGACGGACTGGGGCACTGCTTGACCCCATTGACTTCCTCGATGGCTTCAAGATG TTCGGGTCCCTCTTCAAGCCCTATGTGCAGTATTGCATGGAGGAGGAGGGCTGCATGGAGTACATGCGGACACTGCTGCGGGACAGCGAGCTCTTCCGCACCTATGTGACG TGGGCCGAGAAGCAGGAGCAGTGCAGCCGCCTGAAGCTGAGCGACATGCTGGTGAAACCTCACCAGCGCCTCACCAAGTACCCGCTGCTCCTCAAGTCCATCCTCAAGAAGACGGATGACCCGCGTGCCCGTGATGCCATCACCACTATG ATCAGCTCCGTGGAGCGCTTCATCAACGACGTCAACTCGCGGATGCGCCAGCGGCAGGAGCGGCAGCGCCTGGATGCCATCCTCAGCAGGATTGATGCCTACGAGGTGGTGGAGGGCAGCACAGACGAGGTGGACAAG CTGCTCAAGGAGTTCCTGCGGCTGGACCTGACGGCTCCCATCCCCGGCACCTCCCCGGAGGACACCCGGCAGCTCCTCCTCGAGGGCAGCCTGAGGATGCGGGAAGGTAAAGACAGCAAG ATGGACGTCTACTGCTTCCTCTTCACCGACCTCTTCCTCATCACCAAGCCCTTCAAGAAGGCTGAGCGCACCAAGGTGATCCGGCAGCCCTTGCTGGTGGACAGAGTTGTCTGCCGGGAGCTCAGAGACCCAG gctccttcctcctcatctACCTGAACGAGCTGGGGAGTGCTGTGGCCGCCTACACCTTCCAGACCACGGGGCAGTTGTGCCGCAGCTGGGTCGAGGCCGTGCGCAATGCCCAG AACCTGCTGCAGCGGCTGCGGCAGCGCCGGCGcatggaggagcaggaggaggaggatgaggaggatgaggaggatgatgGTGAGAGTGGCACTTCAGCTGCCAGTTCACCTACCATCCTACACCACAGCAGCGCCAGCCCGGACTCACAGCAGTG CCCATCCGACGGCTCCACCGAGACCCTTGCCATGGTGGCAGCAGAGGGTGGCGACGAGCTCTCCTCCCCCGACTGGGACACAGGACCCTTCAGCTCAACCTCGGACGGCTCCTCTGTTAGCACCAGCACCTCCATCGGCACCGGCACCTCTGTCGAGACCCCCACCTCCGCCGATGTCCccacccaggagctgcctgcaggcgccctgcctgtccccctgccccacGGCGTGGCCTCCCCAGGCAGCGGCTGCCGCTCGTCCTCCATCGACAGCGCCTATGGCACGCTCTCACCTGCCTCCCTGCGGGACTTTGGCCAGCAGCCAGAGGGGACggccgagcagggccaggagccctcCCTGGCGCCTCCCGCTCCACGGCCCGCCTCGCCCCGGCTGCGCCGCCGGACGCCcgtgcagctcctgccttgccCGGCCAGGGTGCTCAAGTCCAAGTCGGAGGCCAGCTTGCCCCAACTCCTGTCCCCCACTTCCCCAGGCCCCCTAAGCCAAAGCCGCAGCCTCTCTGACCTCTGTGCTGGTTCCCCCCGGACTAGCCAAGACCCCGCACCTCAGGCTGCCCCcggcagcagtggcagctccaCATCAGagctctcagagccagaggagccagCGGAGAGCCCAGCATCCCTCCCTGGGGAGCTCAGGCGCGacccccagcctcctgcccgCCGGACCCTCTCGGACCCGCAGTCGGCGCAGCACCGCAAGCTGACTCTGGCGCAGCTGTACCGGATCCGGACCACGCTGCTGCTCAACTCCACGCTGACGGCCTC GGAGGTCTGA
- the PLEKHG5 gene encoding pleckstrin homology domain-containing family G member 5 isoform X1 produces the protein MFLYWRKRGAYELEALPPGLAGLEYGAAERFSWSSSLDVSEELGAEPCPEEETALQCQNPDCAGERRAAKECHHAECRQLSRSGPLSLCELCDGRLHGAMHFDGHIRFELSPQGSILARNMSTRSCPPRTSPASDVEEEEEGPAESRGERRSSALKLPKKKAWRRHTDDPSKECFTLKFDLNIDIEAEIVPAVKKKSLGEVLLPVFERKAIELGKVDIYLDQSHTPLSLQFEAYRFGGHYLRVKAKPGDELKVEQAVRDARSASLPILHPASSAAFLGPVLEPLPGRREGSESLAPGRRRKNITEFLGDSSIPSPEPALHSSSSLPSNGTDTWKNRAASRFSGFFGSGTSTGSFGREAEKLEQLLNRLHAYSTFGLPKLPPQLRFDRDSWEEDGDEAGLTLEDSWQQIIQGTEVLSRRQCHQQEAIWELLHTEATYIRNLKVITDLFLSCLVNLQESGLLCEVDAERLFSNIGEIIRLHCKLWRSVMASVLAKARRTGALLDPIDFLDGFKMFGSLFKPYVQYCMEEEGCMEYMRTLLRDSELFRTYVTWAEKQEQCSRLKLSDMLVKPHQRLTKYPLLLKSILKKTDDPRARDAITTMISSVERFINDVNSRMRQRQERQRLDAILSRIDAYEVVEGSTDEVDKLLKEFLRLDLTAPIPGTSPEDTRQLLLEGSLRMREGKDSKMDVYCFLFTDLFLITKPFKKAERTKVIRQPLLVDRVVCRELRDPGSFLLIYLNELGSAVAAYTFQTTGQLCRSWVEAVRNAQNLLQRLRQRRRMEEQEEEDEEDEEDDGESGTSAASSPTILHHSSASPDSQQCPSDGSTETLAMVAAEGGDELSSPDWDTGPFSSTSDGSSVSTSTSIGTGTSVETPTSADVPTQELPAGALPVPLPHGVASPGSGCRSSSIDSAYGTLSPASLRDFGQQPEGTAEQGQEPSLAPPAPRPASPRLRRRTPVQLLPCPARVLKSKSEASLPQLLSPTSPGPLSQSRSLSDLCAGSPRTSQDPAPQAAPGSSGSSTSELSEPEEPAESPASLPGELRRDPQPPARRTLSDPQSAQHRKLTLAQLYRIRTTLLLNSTLTASEV, from the exons CCGAGCCGTGCCCAGAAGAGGAGACAGCGCTGCAGTGCCAGAATCCCGACTGCGCCGGAGAGAGGAGGGCGGCCAAG GAATGCCACCACGCGGAGTGCCGGCAGCTGAGCCGCAGCGGCCCCCTCAGCCTGTGTGAGCTCTGCGATGGCCGCCTCCATGGCGCCATGCACTTCGATGGCCACATCCGCTTCGAGCTGTCCCCGCAAG GCTCCATCCTGGCCCGCAACATGTCAACGCGATCGTGCCCCCCGCgcaccagccctgcctctgatgtggaggaggaggaggagggtccggcagagagcagagg GGAGCGCAGGAGCTCGGCGCTGAAGCTGCCCAAGAAGAAGGCTTGGCGCAGGCACACGGAC GACCCCAGCAAGGAGTGCTTCACCTTGAAGTTTGACCTCAACATCGACATCGAGGCAGAGATCGTGCCGGCTGTGAAGAAGAAGTCACTGGG ggaagtgctgctgccagtctTTGAGAGGAAGGCGATTGAGCTGGGCAAAGTGGACATCTACCTGGACCAGTCGCACACGCCGCTGTCGCTGCAGTTCGAGGCCTATCGCTTCGGGGGACACTACCTGAGGGTGAAAG CCAAGCCTGGGGATGAGCTGAAGGTGGAGCAGGCAGTGCGAGATGCCAGGTCAGCCAGCCTGCCCATCCTGCAccctgccagcagtgctgcattcCTTGGGCCAGTGCTGGAGCCGCTGCCAGGACGCCGGGAGGGCTCTGAGAGCCTG GCTCCGGGACGGCGAAGGAAGAACATAACAGAGTTCCTGGGggacagcagcatccccagccccgagccagccctgcacagcagcagctctctgcccaGCAATGGCACTGACACCTGGAAGAACCGTGCTGCCAGCCGCTTCAGCGGCTTCTTCGGCTCCGGGACTAGCACGGGCTCCTTCGGGCGG GAGGCTGagaagctggagcagctgctgaacAGGCTGCACGCCTACAGCACCTTCGGGCTGCCCAAGCTGCCGCCCCAGCTCCGCTTTGACCGCGACTCCTGGGAGGAGGATGGGGACGAGGCCGGGCTGACACTGGAGGacagctggcagcagatcaTCCAGGGCACAGAG GTCCTGTCGCGCCGGCAATGCCACCAGCAGGAAGCcatctgggagctgctgcacacAGAGGCCACCTACATCCGGAACCTCAAAGTCATCACTGAT CTCTTTCTCTCCTGCCTGGTGAACCTGCAGGagtcagggctgctctgtgag GTGGATGCCGAGCGCCTCTTCAGCAACATTGGGGAGATCATCCGGCTGCACTGCAAGCTGTGGCGCAGCGTCATGGCCTCAGTGCTGGCCAAGGCACGACGGACTGGGGCACTGCTTGACCCCATTGACTTCCTCGATGGCTTCAAGATG TTCGGGTCCCTCTTCAAGCCCTATGTGCAGTATTGCATGGAGGAGGAGGGCTGCATGGAGTACATGCGGACACTGCTGCGGGACAGCGAGCTCTTCCGCACCTATGTGACG TGGGCCGAGAAGCAGGAGCAGTGCAGCCGCCTGAAGCTGAGCGACATGCTGGTGAAACCTCACCAGCGCCTCACCAAGTACCCGCTGCTCCTCAAGTCCATCCTCAAGAAGACGGATGACCCGCGTGCCCGTGATGCCATCACCACTATG ATCAGCTCCGTGGAGCGCTTCATCAACGACGTCAACTCGCGGATGCGCCAGCGGCAGGAGCGGCAGCGCCTGGATGCCATCCTCAGCAGGATTGATGCCTACGAGGTGGTGGAGGGCAGCACAGACGAGGTGGACAAG CTGCTCAAGGAGTTCCTGCGGCTGGACCTGACGGCTCCCATCCCCGGCACCTCCCCGGAGGACACCCGGCAGCTCCTCCTCGAGGGCAGCCTGAGGATGCGGGAAGGTAAAGACAGCAAG ATGGACGTCTACTGCTTCCTCTTCACCGACCTCTTCCTCATCACCAAGCCCTTCAAGAAGGCTGAGCGCACCAAGGTGATCCGGCAGCCCTTGCTGGTGGACAGAGTTGTCTGCCGGGAGCTCAGAGACCCAG gctccttcctcctcatctACCTGAACGAGCTGGGGAGTGCTGTGGCCGCCTACACCTTCCAGACCACGGGGCAGTTGTGCCGCAGCTGGGTCGAGGCCGTGCGCAATGCCCAG AACCTGCTGCAGCGGCTGCGGCAGCGCCGGCGcatggaggagcaggaggaggaggatgaggaggatgaggaggatgatgGTGAGAGTGGCACTTCAGCTGCCAGTTCACCTACCATCCTACACCACAGCAGCGCCAGCCCGGACTCACAGCAGTG CCCATCCGACGGCTCCACCGAGACCCTTGCCATGGTGGCAGCAGAGGGTGGCGACGAGCTCTCCTCCCCCGACTGGGACACAGGACCCTTCAGCTCAACCTCGGACGGCTCCTCTGTTAGCACCAGCACCTCCATCGGCACCGGCACCTCTGTCGAGACCCCCACCTCCGCCGATGTCCccacccaggagctgcctgcaggcgccctgcctgtccccctgccccacGGCGTGGCCTCCCCAGGCAGCGGCTGCCGCTCGTCCTCCATCGACAGCGCCTATGGCACGCTCTCACCTGCCTCCCTGCGGGACTTTGGCCAGCAGCCAGAGGGGACggccgagcagggccaggagccctcCCTGGCGCCTCCCGCTCCACGGCCCGCCTCGCCCCGGCTGCGCCGCCGGACGCCcgtgcagctcctgccttgccCGGCCAGGGTGCTCAAGTCCAAGTCGGAGGCCAGCTTGCCCCAACTCCTGTCCCCCACTTCCCCAGGCCCCCTAAGCCAAAGCCGCAGCCTCTCTGACCTCTGTGCTGGTTCCCCCCGGACTAGCCAAGACCCCGCACCTCAGGCTGCCCCcggcagcagtggcagctccaCATCAGagctctcagagccagaggagccagCGGAGAGCCCAGCATCCCTCCCTGGGGAGCTCAGGCGCGacccccagcctcctgcccgCCGGACCCTCTCGGACCCGCAGTCGGCGCAGCACCGCAAGCTGACTCTGGCGCAGCTGTACCGGATCCGGACCACGCTGCTGCTCAACTCCACGCTGACGGCCTC GGAGGTCTGA